GGAGCATTTTTCTGTTTCCCTCGGTGTTCGTAACCTGCTGGATAATACCGTCCGTGAGCTCAATCAGACGACGGGAAGAACCATGTGGATACAGGTTGGATATGAGTTGTAACTTTTTTACTAAGGAGATATGTATGAAACAGCTTTTTTTGTGGGTTGCTGTGAGCATGGTTGCATTTTTTGCAGGGTGTTCAGACAGTACGGGAAGTGATGACAATGGTGGAGATCCTGCGGAGTATGTTATTGATACTGCCAATGTGGATTATAACGGTATAAACCGGGTCGTCTACTATAATTTTCGTACCCGGGAAAAGTGGGAGATGCCCCGCTCTTCATGGGATATTGCCGTGGGAGATGATCTCTACGTGATATCCAATTCCGGTGAATATGGCAGTGGTGTTCACGTTTATGCTACGGGGGATACCACATTCTCTAAGGATTATTCTCATATGGAAGGGAGTGATGACTTTGTTCCCACCTATATTGATGACAATCCCCTCGGGCATTCATGGCTTGATATGACATCCATGCCGCCGGAGTTTACAAGGGAAGTTTTTCTTATTCGTTCCGGTGATGATGCGTACTATAAAATCCAGTTTGTAAATGCCACCATGGGTGGTGGTGTTGAGATGCGTATTGATAGTCCTGACGGTGATGGCGGTGAGGTGCACACCTTTGGTCCTGCCAACGACCGTGAATACACCAGTATTCATTTAGGAGATCGCCGACAGGTTACGGCTTTTCCGCCCCATGATGAGTGGCATATCCGTTTCGGTCGAACGGAGTGGTCCATGGGAGATCGTATTGGGGGAAGAAGCTCCATTGCCATAAACAGCAGTGCCGGTATGGAGGCGGTGATACTTCCCGATACGGACATTGAAGAAGTGACCAGTGTTGGTTCCCGGGAATTTGCAGATGACCCTCTTGGTATCGGACATAACTGGTATACCTTTGACCATGATGAGCGTGTGTTCAGTGTGGATCCTGCCACGTCTCTGATTCGACTTCCGGATAATTCTGTGGTAAAAATGCAGATACACACCTTTTACGGGCCCGGGGGGGAACAGTTTTGGTGTGACTTTGAATATCTCTTTGCCAATGAAGACGGGATCTTTGAGCAGTAAGGGTTGTATGGTATGAACGTAACCTTTGTATTTATGCTCCTCCTCGGTGCGGGGGGAGCTGTTATTACCCAATCAATTATCGATCGGTGGTGGAGGAAGGCTATATTGCCGCTCCTTTTTCTGCTTGTGCCTCTTTTTTCGGCCCCCCACATTCTTGATACAAGCAGTGTTGCGGTGCAGAAGTTTTTTATGGATCCGGCCTTTGTGTCTCTTCTTTCACTTTTTATGATTTGTGAAGGGGTAATCGGTATTTTCCTCGGACTCCGTATTGTTCAGCGCCATTATCAGGGCAGGGATGTAACCTTTGGGGAGATTTTCTTCTATCTGCCCCCCACATCAGCCCTTGCAGGGGTATTGTGGTTTCCCTATCAGATGCTCTTTTTGTATCCCGGTGCGTCTTCTCTCTGGCTTATTGAACGTACTGCTGTTGCTTTGGTGACCCTGTTTTGTATTCTTTCTGTTCTTCTCCGCCGTGTAATAGCGCCGTGGGGAATTCGTGTGGAGATGAAATTGCTGCTGTACCTTGTGCAGATTGTGGTGGCGGCCTTTCTTCCCCTGTTAATACATCCGCCTGAAATTTATGCCGATGAGGTGTCCAGCACTGTGCCCACATTTCCTCTGTGGGTGCTTTTTGCTGGTTTCGGGTGTATTGCTTTCGGTTTTTTCTTTCGTCTTGTATGTGTTTCAAAAGGAGTTTTTCGTGGATCAGATTAATCAGCTTCTCTTTTTTATCTCAGATGGCATGCTTATTCCGGTTATCGTCGTTTTGCTGTTTTTCTTTGGGCGTTCATTAATTATGGTGGGTGGTTTTTTCGGCCTGGCGGTGCAACGTTTTGGTGCACGGTCGGTGCGGGATAAGCATCTTGGGGCCGTACGGGGGGAGGCACCACGGGCTGCGTGTCTGGCCTTGTCAGAACAGGATAAAACCATCTTTTCCCGTGCGGTGCAGGCCCTTGTATCCGCTACAGGAGACCCTGCGCGAATGGATCGGGTTCTTTCTGAGGCAGAGTTGAGTTATCACAGCGAATGCGAAGGTGCAAAGGTGATCATGAAGGTTGGCCCCATGCTGGGGCTTATGGGAACAATCATTCCCATGGGACCAGCCCTCACTGGTCTTGCCACGGGAGATATCGGTATGATGGCTCTGAATATGCAGGTTGCCTTCGGTACAACCGTGGTTGGTCTTTTTTGCGGCATTGTCGGTTTTGTCCTCAGTAGTATTAAACGGCGTTGGTTTGCTCGTGATATTATTGACCTTACTTATGTGCGGGAGGTGCTGGATGCAGAAGTGTAGACGGGGTGTCTCCTTTTTGCAGGAACAGGGGGAGGAAGATCCCATAAGCAGTGTGGCCAATCTTTTTGATGTGGGAATGGTCTTTGCCGTATCCCTTATGGTAGCCATGGTGAGCTTTATGCATATGAGTGACTTTCTTACGGGAGAGTCCTCTACAATTGTGAAAAATCCGGGACAGGATAATATGGAAATCATCCGTCGGGAGGGTGAACGTATTGAACGTTACAGAGCCTCAGAAAATCAAAGCGGTTCATCCGAGGGGACAGGTCGCCGTGTGGGTTCTGCCTATGAACTTGAAAATGGTGAGATTATTTACATCCCGGAATAGCACCGTGTACTGAGGGAAATATGAACGATGTTTCTCACTGATCATGTCCATGCGGTAGCAGTATTCGTATCCATTGTACGGTAAAATATTAGAATAGGATTGAGGTATATGAAAAAAGGTGTATTTATCGGAATTGCTCTTCTCATAGCTCTGGCAGGGTATGGGGTATGGGAGTATCATCTGCGTCCTACGCGCATTCTTTTTGTAAATTTTCGTGACTGGCAGGTTGCATCCCATGTGGATGCAGGGGATAATTTTTTTCTTCGTATCGACCGTATCGATACCGATGAAATATCCCTTGCTACACTTCGGAAATACGATGTGGTCTATCTTTTTGGTATGGGGTTGCGTTTAAGCGAGGAACAGCGTGATGCTGTTATTGAAGCAGGACGCCGGGGGGTATCTATATTCACCTATGCCTCCAATACTCAAGAAGATGATATGTCTACGGTGGATCCCCTCTCTGCCGAAACCATGCAGGCATATATGGCAAATCAGTCTACGGAAAATATGGCGGCCCTCTTGCGGTACAGTCGTGCCTATCTCCATGGACGTTCCTTTGGTGTGGGGGATGTCCCTGAGCTGGTGGTTCTCCCCGGAGAGTATTTCTCCCATCCCGATCTTGACAAGGTATATGAAGAGTATGCCGCCTATGAACTTGCTTATGCAGAACTTCCCCAGTATCACCCGGAGGGAAAAAAGGTCCTCATGATGACCTCAAATATCGGTATGGAGGATGAAAGCGGATCCCTTCCATACCGG
The Chitinivibrio alkaliphilus ACht1 DNA segment above includes these coding regions:
- a CDS encoding HmuY family protein; translation: MKQLFLWVAVSMVAFFAGCSDSTGSDDNGGDPAEYVIDTANVDYNGINRVVYYNFRTREKWEMPRSSWDIAVGDDLYVISNSGEYGSGVHVYATGDTTFSKDYSHMEGSDDFVPTYIDDNPLGHSWLDMTSMPPEFTREVFLIRSGDDAYYKIQFVNATMGGGVEMRIDSPDGDGGEVHTFGPANDREYTSIHLGDRRQVTAFPPHDEWHIRFGRTEWSMGDRIGGRSSIAINSSAGMEAVILPDTDIEEVTSVGSREFADDPLGIGHNWYTFDHDERVFSVDPATSLIRLPDNSVVKMQIHTFYGPGGEQFWCDFEYLFANEDGIFEQ
- a CDS encoding MotA/TolQ/ExbB proton channel family protein, with translation MDQINQLLFFISDGMLIPVIVVLLFFFGRSLIMVGGFFGLAVQRFGARSVRDKHLGAVRGEAPRAACLALSEQDKTIFSRAVQALVSATGDPARMDRVLSEAELSYHSECEGAKVIMKVGPMLGLMGTIIPMGPALTGLATGDIGMMALNMQVAFGTTVVGLFCGIVGFVLSSIKRRWFARDIIDLTYVREVLDAEV
- a CDS encoding DUF2149 domain-containing protein produces the protein MQKCRRGVSFLQEQGEEDPISSVANLFDVGMVFAVSLMVAMVSFMHMSDFLTGESSTIVKNPGQDNMEIIRREGERIERYRASENQSGSSEGTGRRVGSAYELENGEIIYIPE